Genomic window (Polaribacter batillariae):
GAAGAAAGAGCATAAAATGGACGAGTTACACGAAGAAGTAGAGAAAGGAGAAATGCCTTTAAAATCGTACACATGGACCCACGCAAATGCCAATTTAACGCAAGCACAAATAGATGCAGTTGTGGCTTGGGGAAAAAGAGTGCAAACAGAATATAAATCGAAAATGCAAGCCAAATAATTGCAAAAAAAATCGCTATTAATAATTGGTTATGTTTGGGTAGAACCCAATTCTTCTGCTGCAGGAAAAAGAATGTTGCAGTTAATCAATCAGTTTTTAGAACGAGATTATAAAATTACTTTTGCTTCGTATGCCATAAAAAGCGAAAAAGCAATCGATTTAAATATGCTAGGAATTAGTGAGGTTTCTATTGAATTAAACAATACTTCTTTTGATGTTTTTATAAAAAATTTGCAACCAGAAATGGTGTTGTTTGATCGTTTTATGGTGGAAGAACAATTTGGGTGGCGAGTTGCAGAAAATTGCCCAAAAGCAATTCGAATTTTAGACACAGAAGATTTACATTGTTTGCGAAAAACCAGAGAAATCTGTTTAAAAAGTAAAGTAGATTTTTCTATTGATGAACTCCTAAAACAGGATATTACCAAAAGAGAAATCGTAGCTATTTTAAGATGCGATTTGTCTTTAATAATTTCTACTTTCGAAATAGAATTGCTAAAAAATACCTTTAAAATAAAAGATTCTTTATTGCTTTATGTTCCTTTTCTTTTTGATGAAATAGACGAAACTCATCAGCATAAATGGAAAAATTTTGAAGAAAGAGATCACTTTATTTTTATTGGAAATTTTTATCACAAACCCAATGTAGATGCTGTTTTAACTTTGAAAAATAAAGTTTGGAAAGAGGTTAGAAAGCAATTGCCAAAAGCAGAAATGCATATTTATGGGGCGTATGTAAACCAACAAATACAACAACTGCACAATAAAAATGAGGGGTTTATTATTAAAGGTTTTGCAGAAGATGCCCATAAAGTTGTTGGCAATGCAAAAGTGGTTTTAGCACCTATAAATTTTGGAGCAGGAATTAAAGGTAAATTAACAGAAGCCATGCTTTGTGGAACGCCAAGTGTAACCACTTCAATTGGAGTAGAAGGGATGTCTAATAACTTGCCTTGGAATGGTTTTGTAGTGGATAATTATTCTGAATTTGTATCAAAATCAGTTCAATTATATTCGGATAAAAATATTTGGGAACAATCTCAAAAAAATGGTGTAGAAATTATCAATTCGATTTACAGCAAAGAAAAAAACGGAGACTTATTTTTCAATAAAATAGAAGAAATTCAATATCATTTAGAAAACCATAGAACGAATAATTTTATGGGAAGTTTGTTACGACATCAAACTTTACAAGCCACAAAATATATGAGTAAATGGATTGAAGCTAAGAATAAATAAGCCGTTTTTAGGTTGTATTTTTAATATTCAGTAAAAAATTATACCATTTATTATTTTATATTAAATTCAGGTTAATAAGAATTTAAGCTAGATATTTTTCTAAAAACAAGGTTTCCTGTTCCTGTTACTTCTATTTTCTTTTCAGAAGCGGTATTTCCATTTTTTAATAGTTGAATCGTAAAGGTGTTTTTTCCTTTTTGTAGAGGAATTCTAGTATAATAGATTTTTTGAGGCAAACTTTGCCAATTTCTAGTATCTGCACCTTCTGTTATGGAGTTAAAAATACCTAGCAATGCTCCTAAATC
Coding sequences:
- a CDS encoding glycosyltransferase, which encodes MQKKSLLIIGYVWVEPNSSAAGKRMLQLINQFLERDYKITFASYAIKSEKAIDLNMLGISEVSIELNNTSFDVFIKNLQPEMVLFDRFMVEEQFGWRVAENCPKAIRILDTEDLHCLRKTREICLKSKVDFSIDELLKQDITKREIVAILRCDLSLIISTFEIELLKNTFKIKDSLLLYVPFLFDEIDETHQHKWKNFEERDHFIFIGNFYHKPNVDAVLTLKNKVWKEVRKQLPKAEMHIYGAYVNQQIQQLHNKNEGFIIKGFAEDAHKVVGNAKVVLAPINFGAGIKGKLTEAMLCGTPSVTTSIGVEGMSNNLPWNGFVVDNYSEFVSKSVQLYSDKNIWEQSQKNGVEIINSIYSKEKNGDLFFNKIEEIQYHLENHRTNNFMGSLLRHQTLQATKYMSKWIEAKNK